The genomic interval GAAGACATACGTCAGACCGGCATGGCAAAACTGGGGTAAGTGGTTGAGTATGACTTCACCGCCGATCGGAGTGTTGATCTTGAAACGGAATATGCTAAATGAAAAACTTTATTTGATCAGCCATTTGCAAACATCTCTTGATGGATTCAGGGCCCTGTTAATTTTCCCTGAAAGGCGTTGACGATCCCCCACAATGTCTCTGCCGAACAACGTAGAATATGAACTAGAAAACAGCCGAGCATGGCCCAGCAAAAGCGGAACCTTGCAGGGTGGAAATAACGAGATGGCTTTCCTGCGACGATGATTTGAAACCGCCACGAAAGGCCTGCCGcatttggtggttgggttcgACCACATATGCAGCTACGCAGGGTACTTGTGTGCTATATGGAGAGTGATGTTAATGTTGCGGGGGCTCAGGGGAGCAGAATGCCCATCTGCAACTGACGGCTTATCGTAGAGTCGTAGTCTCTTGGATGTATACCGGTCACAATGCGAAATACGGCGTACCGAGACGTGACAACAGCAAGCCGCGAGGCGCGGTCCCTGTCTATTTTGCCAGTCCGGCAACTTTATCACTTTATCGGCGAGATTATTAAGAAATGTCAAGCTAAAACGCGATTAGTGCCCGATGAAAATGGTGATAGTCGAACGGGAAGTGGGGGCGCCTAAAATGCAAAGCCACCATCCTTTTGTCTCCATTGAGCATAGCGTGTCGACGCCCACTTAGGATCCCCGTCTTCACCCAACAGCACATCTGCCGGACATCACGATATCTGATTCCCAACTTCATGGCTCCAGGCGCCTGTTTGCGACACGTAAGCAAGCCCTGCAGTAGACCAGAAGGGAGTTAAGACCATGTGGTTGTCAGCATCGGGCTTAAGCTACCGGTGTGCTGGATTAGGTACTTGTATCATGTTGGACAAAAGTCCTCTGCTTAGCCGTCGTCCAATGATGTCAAGGGACGTTATGACGGGTGTGAAATGAATGTGTCGTTCCCAGAATGGGCTCCGGCTTGTTGGGGTGCAAGAGCATACAGGCCGAACACCACCAGGCTCTGAGCATAGGTAACCCTCGAGATGGTGCAGGGCCCTGGTGCGGTAAGCAAGCGGCATCCAACGGCATTTAGGCGGCCCGGGGAATGGATAGCTAGACAACGTTGCATGAGACCGGAGATGGAACGGCAATAGGGACTAGGTGATCGCAGACGCGTGGAATGGTCGTTGATAGACTTCTTAATTCGTTTGACGACGAACTCTGTATGTTTGAACCTTAACCCAACTGTCCCGCcaagaggttgttggtttAAAGTTGAACAGCTCGGAATCAACAGCGCCGCATGTAAGTGCGAAGTTGACATAATCAGACATTTAAAGCTTGGTCGTAGTTGAAGGCCAGAGGGTTAGTCGGTAGTCCTGGAAAGCAACTCCAGAGACTGTCTCTATGTGCGTGGACGTGTATACGTCAACAAAAGCTCATAAAGCGTGATACCGCGGCCTTGGCTGATGGTGACAGCCAGTCATAATTCTGATGCCTGAAGTGTGTTCGCGGCCTTTGTACAAGCGGTACGACCCGGTGTTGGATCTCTGTAGCTGATGATGTTCGAGACAATTTCTATGTTGTTGAATCATTAGACTTGGTCTAGGGGGGTCTTCAAAACACTGGGTCCCATGACGAGTGCATTGAATCTGTGTTAGATATGGTTGGTATGGGTTGTGTCAGTATGACGGATATTACCGTAGACAGCGACTTAGCTGAAAGAATGCTTCATCAAATTCGAGGTCCAAGTATCGTTGGTTCTTCCATAATTATCCGGACAAGTCATCGGCCTCAGGTACGTGATGCTACTGGGAGCAACGGCCTGGGAGAGTCACTCTTGGTTGTTCCCACTACGTATCTAAACGCAGCAAATTTTGCaaggttgggggttgttggttgacaTAAGGGCCGCGCATGTGGTGTTCTCCGTGGTGGAAATACCGACTTGAAGAACACCAGAAGACCATCAGTATGTGTTCATGATGATTTCCCCATCAATTCCAACACCTACAACGAAATGTGATAGGTAATCAGACGGAAATAGGAGGAAAGCATGGCGTAGAGGCGTTTCCGTGGCCTTGCCGTGATCCTTTCATGGTGgtgaacaaaacaaacaaggAAGACACAAATTCCATGCGACTGAACAAGAAACCAACGAAGAATCCATCGATGCGGCAATAGGGCTGAGTGGTACTGGCATCTTGGGGcgcgatgatggtggttgtcaGCTGTGCCGCAGGGGGCTGCTCAAGTTGATAGCGTGGTGTGAGATATATCGGCGGGCTGCATAAACAACCTCCCTTACCGGGACACGGGAGCGGTCTCGTGATGCGTTGACTCGACCATCATCACGAAGTGGTGGTGCGTGCGTCATCGTGGTGGACGATGCTGGGTTTTGAGGAGAATCAAGACTTTTGGTGCCTGGCGTGCCTGGCGTGCCTACCAAAAAATCTCGCTAGCGCTTGCGTAGTCCAAAATGCGCCAGGCATCCTCAGGCAAGTGCCCCGTATTATGTCCTTCCTGCCCCTGTACTATTCAAACGGTCCACCGGGACGACACCCTGTGTGTCCATCGCGTCTGTCCTCACTTTCAAAGAAAACACATCTCATCTTTAAATCCATCCTCCAACAAATCTATTGACCACGTTTTCCGGCCCCTTAGACCATCCACAGCCGCTGCAATCCTCCGCCACAGACAGGCGCCACGCATCCAATTGGGATAAGTGTGCATTTCCGCCCCTGCAGGTCCACGACCCAGCAATGCAACGACGCCAGTGCTGTCCCTGTCAGGTTCAAGCAGCATGGCAGCGGCATGTTGAAAACCTACGTCGGAATGGATATTTGGAGCTGACCAAGCACGCCCAACGAACACCACGGCATTGGTTCTCCAAATCCTTCAGagaacaaccacaaccgaaTGCGCGAATCAAGCTTCAAATCCGCCTTAGAGATCGGTGGGGATCATTGGGACACACTAGGGGATGAGCCGCCAATCGTCATGGACTCAATCGTTCGATCAAGAGGTCGCCGACGAGGCAAAAagaacaccacaccaccacagcatcCAGACTGGCGATGTTCAAGTTTCTGATGCCTTCAACGCTGTGCCAAGCGGCGATGCTGCCTTGAGACAAGCACAGGTAAACCTtctggctttttttttgtctcttgCTTTTCTCTTGTCGTCACGTCAGTTGGCTCCTGCTTCTGTTCCGCACGGAGGGGGCATCATTTGTACCCTGCAAGGGCCTTGTGCACGCCCAATCCGCTCCAGAATTCCCTCGACCCGCCAATTCCAGTGACGCTGTGGCCCCTATGCCTGGCTGGAGTCATCCCGCTTTGAAGGCGAGTCTAGTGACTCCACCTTCTCACTCATGAAATTTCAAGTGGGTTCGTAATTCATAGTTATGGGGCACGGCCGGCGAGACACTTTCTCTCCCGGAACACCTCCGGGTCCGGCATTGCCTGTGGTACACCTTGGACTCTACTTGGATTCTGAGCCCCCCTACGGTACCCCTGTTCTGCCTGGCGGCACGTATTGCAAGGCTCCGCAGCATGCCATGCCACTCACTTGTCACTGTGGACATGGATACACACTACTTGGAGATGGTTGCCATCTGAAAATAATTTAAACAGCAGCTATTCCCACCTTTTGGATCATGATCATCAACAGCCCAACACCCACTTCCAGTTTTTAATAGCTtcacatcaacatcaacatcaataTGTCTGGATACTACCACATGCCACTCCAGGGCCAGCATGACCAGCAACATGCTGAGCCGTCTGCCTTTCGACCTTCCCGAGCAGAGGACTGGGAACCATACCGAGACATCATTGCACATCTCTACAACACGATGAAGCTCAAGGATGTCATGACCGAGATGCAGATGACATACAACTTCAAAGCAACGTAAGCTTCCActtctccccaacaccaagacgTTGAACTGACATGTTTGATATTAGTGAGAAGCAGTACAAGACTCAGTTGAAGAAGTGGAACCTTGATACCAAGTACATCAAGGCATCCGAGTACATGGCCATGCTTCAGATCATGCGTGAGCGGGAGGCCCAGGACCCATCCAAGCAGACACGCTTCATTCTTCGCGGGAGACCAGTAGATCCCAAGGATATTGCTCGGTTTGAGAAGCGGCATCAGAAGAAAGGGAcactgaaggaaggggagCTGGCAGAGCTTCAGGGTAGGCAAAAATCTACCGTTCTTCACACATGACCATCCACTAATATATCAACCACAGAACCTGTCGAGGACCTCATCTATCACACTCCTTCTCCTGAGCCAACAGGATATGCATACACTGCAACCTCCGACTACGGGTCAACCTCTTCGTATGCAACCACTTCCGCATACGACACTTCCTCGCAATACGCCTATAGCTACGGCATGTGACCCGAGCAATGCATCTACGAACACGCAAGGTGGCTTTCTACCCGAATTTTTTGACGACGAGGTGCAACCGGCAGATGGGGGCGCATCGTCGAATTCTTTTTTTCAGTAATAGTTCTTCCTTACACTTAATGCACGCATATGGGACAACGGTAGGACATGATTTGGAGGCATCTCATCTTTCATTTGGTGGACTGGAGGAGTAATTGGATACCCATGGATTTGATTGGTTTGGACTTACACGGGCGTTTTTTTGCTTGCAGCGGATAGACACATATAGACGTGACAGTGGTGCATCGACTATGATTACTCATCATGCATCATCGAATCTTGTATCACCATCTTGAGGCCTCGTCTGATGTTTGAACAAGTATGGCTGCAAGTCTTTGGCTGGTCAGCCCTCCCCAGGCTCGATCACAGGCTGGTTTGACCTTCCAATCAGAGacacccttcccccaatcccaactcCCGACCGAGTGGCCATCGGGAACATGAGGCGGCCCCGGCTCAGCTACCCGTGAGCCAAGGCCTTGCGCCTCGCAATATCTGGTCCCAACAGGACATAGCTTCAGCTCTCTGACAAAATCTGGATGCCTAGCGTTGTTCAACCATCTCGAAAATAAAAGAAGACTCCTTGATTCATGCGGATCTTGCTCGGCAAGGCGTACCGAGATCCGTCCGAAGCACTCCGGTCCTCTTTTTGTTTGCTTGCTTCAGGGTGAATCCATCACGAACGGGCTGCTTCATGGCCAAACAATGTTTCAACCAGCTTGTGGGAACAGCTGTGGCTGTGCAACCGGGCCCTTGACCATCGTCCGATAAATGGGCTCCCAAGAGGTAGGATTTAAGGTTAGTAGTGCTTATACCCCATACTGGTTCCCACATACTCAGCCGACCAAGCCAATAGACCGggcttgttttgtttctttgacGGGCGGTGGACCAACAAAAACaagcttttgttttgtttctttgtAGGGACGGGGCTTGGTTTCTCTGTGGAATTCTTTCCCCATTCCCAAGCGATAAGGACCTTGCATGACCGCTTAAGTCCATTTTTGAAGTTTGAGCCAATGCCGGTGTGTGTTTCTGA from Podospora pseudoanserina strain CBS 124.78 chromosome 6, whole genome shotgun sequence carries:
- a CDS encoding hypothetical protein (EggNog:ENOG503PNKH; COG:S) — its product is MSGYYHMPLQGQHDQQHAEPSAFRPSRAEDWEPYRDIIAHLYNTMKLKDVMTEMQMTYNFKATEKQYKTQLKKWNLDTKYIKASEYMAMLQIMREREAQDPSKQTRFILRGRPVDPKDIARFEKRHQKKGTLKEGELAELQEPVEDLIYHTPSPEPTGYAYTATSDYGSTSSYATTSAYDTSSQYAYSYGM